From the Malus domestica chromosome 17, GDT2T_hap1 genome, one window contains:
- the LOC139193327 gene encoding protein OSCA1-like — protein MPAAFVSFRTRWGAAVCAQTQQSRNPTIWLTEWAPEPHDVYWDNLAIPYVTLTIRRLIVAVAFFFLTFFFMIPIAFVQSLANIEGIEKAVPYLKPIIEESHKIIYPRFPAWNCFEDFSYIPSLYIDGNVQMKATFFITYIMVDGWAGIAGEILRLKPLIIYHLKNFFLVKTEKDRKRPWIPEPLVSTPIINVYNQEYESAAAFWPDVHGRIITALIVSQLLLMGLLSTKEAAQSTPLLITLPVLTIWLHKFCKGRYEPAFIRHPLQEAMMKDTLERIREPNLNMKGFLQNAYIHPVFKGEDDSENDAPAQEFEKEPAVVLTKRSSRRNTPMPSKYSGSSSSASIPEDDTQKMIP, from the exons ATGCCAGCAGCTTTTGTTTCCTTCAGAACTCGATGGGGTGCCGCTGTTTGTGCACAAACACAACAATCCAGAAACCCAACTATATGGTTGACTGAGTGGGCTCCAGAACCCCATGATGTTTATTGGGATAACTTGGCTATCCCCTATGTTACATTGACAATTAGGAGGCTTATAGTTGCCGttgctttcttcttcctcaccttCTTTTTTATGATCCCCATTGCATTTGTACAGTCCCTTGCAAACATTGAGGGTATTGAGAAAGCAGTCCCCTACCTAAAGCCCATTATTGAA GAAAGTCATAAAATCATTTATCCAAGGTTTCCTGCCTGGAAttgctttgaagatttttcTTATATTCCTTCCCTCTATATTGATGGTAATGTCCAAATGAAGGCAACCTTCTTTATCACTTATATAATGGTTGATGGGTGGGCCGGAATTGCTGGTGAGATTCTAAGGTTGAAACCCTTGATTATATATCACCTGAAAAATTTCTTCTTGGTGAAGACTGAAAAGGATAGGAAGAGGCCATGGATCCCGGAACCCTTGGTTTCAACACCG ATTATAAACGTCTATAATCAAGAGTATGAAAGTGCTGCGGCATTCTGGCCTGATGTCCACGGGCGCATCATAACGGCACTAATTGTCTCACAACTGCTGCTGATGGGATTGTTAAGCACAAAAGAAGCTGCTCAGTCAACTCCACTGCTCATCACACTCCCAGTGTTGACCATATGGCTCCATAAATTCTGCAAAGGCCGTTACGAACCTGCTTTCATCAGACATCCCTTGCAG GAAGCAATGATGAAAGATACATTAGAACGCATAAGAGAGCcgaatctgaacatgaaaggcTTCCTTCAAAATGCGTACATCCACCCAGTTTTCAAGGGTGAAGATGACAGCGAGAACGATGCACCTGCCCAGGAATTTGAGAAGGAGCCCGCAGTTGTCCTAACAAAACGCAGTTCTCGAAGGAATACACCAATGCCCAGCAAATACAGCGGTTCTTCTTCATCAGCATCCATACCCGAGGACGATACTCAGAAGATGATCCCTTAA